Proteins co-encoded in one Acinetobacter lwoffii genomic window:
- a CDS encoding GGDEF domain-containing protein, producing the protein MKRISPVLEKVLRHRIKKYLVEDEVVMNWRILKKCILMLTLGCGVHLTWLGWDIFVLLNPEYWQYVHLERVYTQITLNSSFLVILFLLIFPCYKFQGNQLIERYLPYMAVGTFVISLCRDAYLVGVISPVATTSYVCLIMVGLVLFHRTLVYSMLIPASIFLGGCAYLSFSHQLPYSPLFNIDDKLFYNGFWLLSMLYFILPILAVCMVLFEILLSQWRHREQLIKQLSQIDPLTNLFNRRSINQCLDKLNAAATPNYALVLLDLDHFKKINDHYGHHKGDETLVEVSAVLNQQLRESDVVGRFGGEEFILVLKNTSLEKAEQVAERCRIAIQQLQIFSDEDELIPVTASFGIAISSAELRPQQLLSQADQALYQAKAGGRNLVKAYAEPVPVQMQVS; encoded by the coding sequence ATGAAGCGAATATCGCCTGTATTAGAAAAAGTGCTAAGACACAGAATCAAGAAATACCTGGTCGAAGATGAAGTCGTGATGAACTGGCGCATCCTGAAGAAATGCATCCTGATGCTGACCTTGGGATGCGGAGTACATCTGACCTGGCTCGGCTGGGATATTTTCGTGTTATTAAATCCCGAATATTGGCAATATGTTCATCTAGAACGGGTCTATACACAAATTACTCTGAACAGCAGCTTTCTGGTAATTCTATTTCTCCTGATTTTTCCCTGTTATAAATTTCAGGGGAATCAGCTGATTGAACGTTATCTGCCTTATATGGCAGTGGGTACTTTTGTTATCTCGTTGTGTCGTGACGCCTATCTCGTCGGGGTGATCAGCCCTGTGGCCACGACCTCCTATGTCTGTTTAATTATGGTGGGACTGGTGCTGTTCCATCGCACGCTGGTTTATAGCATGCTGATTCCAGCGTCAATTTTCCTAGGCGGATGTGCCTATTTAAGTTTCAGTCATCAATTACCTTATTCACCGCTCTTTAATATCGATGACAAGCTTTTTTATAATGGTTTCTGGCTGTTATCGATGCTGTATTTCATTTTGCCAATTCTGGCCGTCTGCATGGTGTTATTCGAGATTCTGCTCAGTCAATGGCGTCATCGCGAGCAGCTGATCAAACAGCTGAGCCAGATTGATCCGCTCACCAATCTGTTTAACCGCCGTAGTATCAACCAATGTCTGGATAAACTGAATGCCGCAGCCACTCCCAATTATGCTTTAGTGCTATTAGATCTGGATCATTTCAAGAAAATTAATGATCACTATGGCCATCATAAGGGTGATGAAACCTTAGTCGAAGTGAGTGCCGTGCTGAATCAGCAATTGCGCGAAAGTGATGTAGTCGGCCGTTTTGGCGGGGAAGAATTTATTTTGGTGCTTAAAAATACCAGTCTGGAAAAAGCCGAACAAGTGGCTGAACGCTGCCGCATCGCCATTCAGCAATTGCAGATTTTCAGTGATGAGGATGAGCTGATTCCGGTGACCGCCAGTTTCGGGATTGCCATTTCTAGCGCGGAATTACGCCCGCAGCAGTTATTGAGTCAGGCTGATCAGGCGCTTTATCAGGCTAAAGCCGGTGGGCGTAATCTGGTCAAAGCTTATGCTGAACCGGTGCCAGTACAGATGCAGGTTTCTTAA
- the dsbD gene encoding protein-disulfide reductase DsbD → MKYSQFPTWGKMLAPVILGSTLFSSPVQAETALLSAEQAFPVSVISTSQQQAELSWQIPDNYYLYQHKIEVRQGNQPVAFELPPAEDLYDDNYGHTQVYYQQLKFQIPTQAGQSYQVSWQGCAKDRICYPPQTIQFKTDLSGLVQFEAVVSGAKRLLDLNTSSLQHNTLFNTADSSESTADEISASANTQTEPYAAQDQKWSAQLLERSLGYGLLLFFGLGILLAFTPCSLPMLPILTSLIVRDSKGLKAWMIALTFVSSMAAVYAVLGLIASSAGLNFQRWLQQPGTLIAFSILFVLFALNLFGLFEIKLPQRLVHRLDRAQAMQQGGSLVSAGVMGMISALLVGPCMTAPLAGALLFISQTQSQWQGALLLFTLGFGMGTPLLLASILGARILPKAGHWMNQIKVLFAFIMLALALYFIRPLISEAALQWLSLALGMTFVAYVLFRIFWHRTGLRWLYILCLVLAVPYIAYSQYQHSQRFFVEQASTEAKWHMARSAAEFQQILDRAPQGQKIIIDVYADWCVACQPIEHRILKSAAVQQALAPYFLIKLDLSQYNVSHQALLNQWEILGPPTYLFLNAQQQEIRGLRLTGAFSEAELLAQLQALAQSENP, encoded by the coding sequence ATGAAATACTCGCAGTTCCCGACCTGGGGGAAAATGCTTGCCCCAGTTATTTTGGGAAGCACCTTGTTCAGCAGTCCTGTTCAGGCGGAAACGGCATTGTTGTCTGCCGAGCAGGCTTTTCCTGTGAGCGTGATCTCCACCAGTCAGCAGCAGGCTGAACTGAGTTGGCAGATTCCGGACAACTATTATCTGTATCAACATAAAATTGAAGTCCGGCAGGGCAACCAGCCGGTGGCGTTTGAGTTGCCACCCGCTGAAGATTTATATGATGATAACTATGGACATACCCAGGTTTATTATCAGCAGTTAAAGTTTCAAATTCCGACTCAGGCGGGGCAATCCTATCAGGTCAGCTGGCAGGGCTGTGCCAAAGACCGGATCTGTTATCCGCCACAAACCATTCAGTTCAAGACCGATTTGTCCGGTCTGGTGCAATTTGAAGCTGTCGTATCAGGAGCAAAGCGTTTACTTGATCTGAATACTTCATCACTGCAACACAATACCCTGTTTAATACAGCAGATTCTTCAGAATCTACAGCAGATGAAATCTCTGCATCAGCCAACACACAAACCGAACCCTATGCAGCACAAGACCAGAAATGGTCAGCCCAACTGCTTGAACGCTCTTTGGGCTATGGGCTTTTGCTGTTTTTTGGTTTGGGAATTTTACTGGCTTTTACGCCGTGTTCCTTGCCGATGCTGCCAATTCTGACCTCGCTGATCGTACGTGACAGTAAAGGCCTGAAAGCCTGGATGATTGCACTGACTTTTGTCAGCAGTATGGCCGCTGTCTATGCAGTACTTGGCCTAATTGCGTCTTCGGCCGGTCTGAATTTTCAGCGCTGGTTGCAGCAACCGGGAACCCTGATCGCATTTAGCATCCTGTTTGTCCTGTTTGCCCTGAATCTGTTTGGCCTGTTTGAAATCAAACTGCCGCAACGTCTGGTTCATCGTCTGGACCGGGCGCAGGCCATGCAGCAGGGAGGGAGTCTGGTCAGTGCCGGTGTCATGGGCATGATCTCGGCACTTCTGGTAGGACCATGCATGACCGCACCACTGGCAGGTGCATTGTTATTTATTTCCCAGACGCAAAGTCAGTGGCAGGGCGCTCTGTTGCTGTTTACTCTGGGTTTTGGGATGGGCACGCCTTTATTACTGGCCAGTATTCTGGGTGCACGGATTCTGCCTAAAGCCGGGCACTGGATGAATCAGATCAAAGTGCTCTTTGCCTTTATCATGCTGGCGCTGGCGCTGTATTTTATTCGCCCACTGATTTCAGAAGCCGCTTTACAATGGTTATCCCTAGCTTTGGGTATGACCTTCGTGGCTTATGTGCTGTTCCGGATTTTCTGGCATCGTACCGGTTTGAGATGGCTATATATCCTGTGTCTGGTACTGGCCGTGCCCTATATCGCTTATAGCCAATATCAGCACAGTCAGCGTTTTTTTGTGGAGCAGGCGAGCACAGAAGCCAAGTGGCATATGGCACGTAGTGCAGCAGAATTTCAGCAGATTTTGGACAGGGCACCACAAGGGCAAAAGATTATTATTGATGTCTACGCCGACTGGTGTGTTGCCTGTCAGCCGATCGAACATCGTATTTTAAAATCTGCAGCGGTACAGCAGGCGCTTGCGCCATATTTCCTGATCAAGCTGGATTTAAGCCAATATAATGTCTCTCATCAAGCGCTGTTAAACCAATGGGAAATTCTCGGGCCGCCGACGTATTTATTCTTGAATGCGCAGCAGCAGGAAATTAGGGGTTTACGTTTAACCGGTGCTTTTAGCGAGGCAGAATTGCTGGCACAGCTGCAAGCACTGGCTCAAAGTGAAAATCCATAA
- a CDS encoding transporter — translation MTTLKTLGLIALAGCSAQLFAADFEFDRPGEGLSTGITPVGNVAWEQGLPTARYSKSGDQTATTLSADMLLRTGLSDDLELRLGWAGPTWTQVKSNGQTEEDDGLGDVSIGLKKAIDLDDDKLSMALLAEAIIATGNAGFTNEEDIYSLGSVVSYQYNDLVSTALTMRYEWQDSNWAVSAIPSLGYRITDRWSGYSELIYRKAESVDNQYALGTGVMYALNDRVQLDANVGVDLDGADRSYFSGLGFSVLF, via the coding sequence ATGACAACATTAAAAACCTTGGGTTTGATTGCACTGGCCGGTTGTAGTGCACAGCTTTTCGCAGCAGATTTTGAATTTGATCGACCAGGTGAGGGTCTCAGTACTGGAATTACTCCAGTCGGAAATGTCGCTTGGGAGCAAGGCTTGCCTACAGCGCGTTATAGCAAGTCGGGCGATCAGACCGCGACCACACTCAGTGCAGATATGTTGTTACGTACCGGACTCAGTGATGATCTGGAATTGCGTTTAGGTTGGGCTGGCCCGACCTGGACCCAAGTGAAATCCAATGGCCAGACCGAAGAAGATGATGGTCTGGGCGATGTTAGTATTGGTCTGAAAAAGGCCATTGATTTGGATGATGACAAACTCAGTATGGCTTTGCTGGCCGAAGCCATCATTGCAACAGGCAATGCCGGTTTCACTAATGAAGAAGATATTTACAGCTTGGGTTCTGTCGTGTCGTATCAATATAATGACTTGGTCAGTACCGCATTGACCATGCGTTATGAATGGCAGGACAGCAACTGGGCAGTGTCTGCGATTCCTTCTCTAGGCTATCGGATTACTGATCGCTGGTCAGGTTATTCTGAACTGATTTATCGTAAAGCTGAAAGTGTCGATAATCAATACGCGCTCGGTACCGGTGTCATGTATGCCTTAAATGATCGTGTCCAATTAGATGCGAATGTCGGTGTAGATCTGGATGGTGCAGATCGAAGCTACTTCTCAGGCCTAGGTTTCTCTGTGCTGTTCTAA
- a CDS encoding HPF/RaiA family ribosome-associated protein, producing MNIELRTDNHIQNSDRLITYVREELNQEFQRHSERITHFSVHLSDENGAKGGDDDIRCMIEARPAGLKPVVVNHRGHNVDTAIHGAIDRLKRSLEHVIEKKDNVRPGALELADTDTADIED from the coding sequence ATGAATATTGAACTTCGTACCGATAACCACATTCAGAATAGTGATCGTTTAATTACTTATGTACGGGAAGAATTAAATCAAGAATTCCAGCGCCACAGCGAACGTATTACCCATTTTTCAGTCCATCTTAGTGATGAAAATGGCGCCAAAGGCGGCGATGACGATATTCGTTGTATGATTGAAGCGCGTCCTGCAGGCTTGAAACCTGTCGTAGTCAATCATCGTGGCCATAATGTCGATACTGCGATCCATGGTGCAATTGACCGACTAAAACGTAGTCTGGAACATGTGATCGAGAAAAAAGACAATGTTCGTCCTGGTGCTCTCGAACTAGCAGACACAGATACTGCGGATATCGAAGACTAA
- a CDS encoding outer membrane protein OmpK → MKFTQLAALCALASTAAFAQAKPVWQDFSVTGLYGENYEVVDDQQTTLTVEYAAKVKYADVFFFMDRLRGGDDVKSTYFELSPRLSLSEVTGQKLAFGPVKDVLISTTWEGSDNADNFLYGVGFDLDIPYFQYASLNLYRANNEKVFGNKDDYQMTLTYGVPFKLGAEDFLVDGFLDWSTAEKDAQASELNWTTQWKWNAGKHISPDTRLYLGVEHSVWNNKFGLKNQDENNVSALVKYHF, encoded by the coding sequence ATGAAATTTACACAACTTGCGGCACTTTGTGCATTGGCTTCAACTGCAGCATTTGCTCAAGCAAAACCAGTTTGGCAGGACTTTAGCGTTACAGGTCTTTATGGTGAAAACTATGAAGTTGTAGACGATCAGCAAACTACTTTAACTGTTGAATATGCTGCAAAAGTTAAATATGCAGATGTATTCTTCTTTATGGATCGTCTGCGCGGTGGCGATGATGTTAAAAGTACGTACTTTGAGTTATCACCACGTTTAAGCTTAAGCGAAGTTACAGGCCAAAAACTTGCCTTTGGTCCAGTGAAAGATGTGCTTATTTCAACAACGTGGGAAGGTTCAGATAATGCTGATAACTTCCTATATGGCGTGGGCTTTGACCTTGATATCCCATACTTTCAATATGCAAGCTTAAATCTTTATCGTGCAAACAATGAAAAAGTGTTTGGCAATAAAGACGATTATCAAATGACGCTTACCTATGGTGTGCCATTTAAACTGGGTGCTGAAGACTTTCTTGTAGATGGCTTCCTTGATTGGTCAACTGCTGAAAAAGACGCTCAAGCAAGCGAGTTAAACTGGACTACACAGTGGAAATGGAATGCGGGCAAACACATTTCTCCAGACACCCGTTTATACCTCGGCGTTGAACATTCAGTGTGGAACAACAAGTTTGGTCTTAAAAATCAAGACGAAAACAATGTCAGCGCACTTGTGAAATATCATTTCTAA